The Candidatus Kapaibacterium sp. genome has a segment encoding these proteins:
- a CDS encoding STAS domain-containing protein, which yields MSQVKVEQEIGGSILTLKGQFIGGAETDELRDTLMSLTENQVKHLIIDLNNVTYLNSTALGVLISSHANFAKRDGKIVLCNVSKSLENIFVITKLTLVFAIASNIDEARILLTK from the coding sequence ATGTCGCAAGTAAAAGTTGAGCAAGAAATTGGTGGTTCAATCCTTACCTTAAAAGGGCAATTCATAGGTGGAGCCGAAACAGATGAGTTGAGAGACACCCTAATGAGTTTAACCGAAAATCAAGTCAAACATTTGATAATAGACTTGAACAACGTTACGTATCTTAATTCTACGGCTTTGGGAGTATTGATTTCTTCTCATGCAAATTTTGCAAAGCGTGACGGTAAGATAGTGCTTTGCAATGTAAGTAAATCGCTCGAAAATATTTTTGTTATTACTAAACTGACTCTTGTATTTGCAATTGCTTCAAACATAGACGAAGCAAGAATATTGTTAACTAAATAA
- a CDS encoding MotA/TolQ/ExbB proton channel family protein, with protein MKNFFNVIVIALSLLTAYLIFYIYMGNPNNFNDPDIKHEPKPGNVPGMIYTGGPLVGLLMSFVLIAITFIFERAYSIGQAKGKGNPAVFIKSVITKLTQGDLDGAVAECDKQRGSMANVLRSAIVRFQEIEHDPEFPGEKKVSEVQRAIDESMNLETPLLEKNLVILSTIASVAVLVGLLGTTLGMIRAFQALAISGTVSAIQLSIGISEALYNTAGGLVGAIIAIVAYNYFTTKVDNFVYMIDEAILNITQIFTVRIKS; from the coding sequence ATGAAGAACTTTTTCAATGTGATAGTAATCGCATTATCGTTGCTTACAGCATATTTGATTTTTTATATTTATATGGGAAATCCCAATAACTTTAACGACCCTGATATCAAACACGAACCTAAACCCGGAAATGTACCAGGCATGATTTACACAGGTGGACCACTTGTCGGTTTGCTAATGTCCTTCGTACTTATTGCTATCACTTTTATCTTCGAACGAGCCTATTCAATTGGTCAAGCCAAAGGTAAAGGCAATCCCGCAGTATTCATCAAATCCGTTATTACAAAACTTACTCAAGGAGACTTAGACGGAGCCGTCGCCGAGTGCGACAAACAGCGGGGCAGTATGGCAAACGTACTTCGTTCCGCTATCGTCAGGTTCCAAGAAATCGAACACGACCCGGAATTCCCGGGCGAAAAGAAGGTTTCTGAAGTTCAAAGAGCGATTGACGAATCAATGAACTTGGAAACACCTTTGTTAGAAAAAAATCTTGTAATTTTGTCAACTATTGCTTCTGTAGCTGTATTGGTAGGTTTGTTGGGAACAACACTCGGTATGATTAGAGCATTCCAAGCATTGGCAATTTCCGGTACAGTATCAGCGATTCAGCTTTCTATCGGTATCTCCGAAGCACTTTATAATACCGCAGGCGGCTTGGTTGGTGCTATTATTGCAATTGTTGCTTATAACTACTTCACAACTAAAGTTGATAATTTCGTTTATATGATTGACGAAGCGATTCTAAATATCACACAGATATTTACCGTAAGAATTAAGAGCTAA
- a CDS encoding biopolymer transporter ExbD, with translation MPKVKKKRMGFVIDMTPLVDITFLLLTFFMFTAKFKSEAESEQKFVIERPKVTADTSKVPDKDLAIIKIAVDSLTTDTTYYYELLNEADRAEVWKLTQSVPEDMKEKAQLSVTLESLDELVRNTRIIRAETVFAIDADKRLRFQWVWDAMDILRKNRATVFNYVTEKKGA, from the coding sequence GTGCCTAAAGTAAAGAAAAAGAGGATGGGGTTCGTTATTGATATGACCCCACTTGTGGACATCACTTTTTTGCTTCTAACATTTTTCATGTTTACTGCAAAATTTAAGTCAGAAGCCGAAAGTGAACAAAAATTTGTTATTGAAAGACCTAAAGTAACTGCCGATACATCGAAAGTTCCTGATAAGGATTTGGCTATTATTAAAATAGCTGTGGATTCGCTTACAACAGACACTACATACTATTACGAATTGCTTAACGAAGCTGACCGTGCAGAGGTATGGAAGTTGACGCAATCTGTTCCCGAAGATATGAAAGAAAAAGCCCAATTAAGCGTTACACTCGAATCCTTGGATGAACTCGTTAGAAATACTCGTATAATTAGAGCCGAAACTGTGTTTGCTATTGATGCAGACAAGCGATTAAGGTTCCAATGGGTATGGGATGCAATGGATATTTTACGAAAAAATCGTGCTACTGTGTTTAATTACGTGACCGAGAAAAAAGGTGCATAG
- a CDS encoding biopolymer transporter ExbD, with protein sequence MAGGGELKAERSKRGKASKRKKMKRVSYHLDMTPLVDITFLLLTFFMFTTTMATPQVMEMSIPPEVVDQVEVKESELLQLFVRDDNKIFYAIGNEDPQEIELNKIRALSEVENLREGKRNRMITAVKPSNDADYGTIVNILDELNMAEILITAEITKEFDEEGNPKKRERRFTIAQMSEEELEKIKEL encoded by the coding sequence ATGGCAGGCGGCGGTGAATTAAAAGCCGAAAGATCGAAAAGAGGTAAAGCCTCTAAACGAAAAAAAATGAAAAGAGTCAGCTATCATCTTGATATGACTCCACTGGTGGACATCACTTTCTTATTGTTGACATTTTTCATGTTCACAACTACTATGGCAACGCCGCAAGTGATGGAAATGTCTATTCCACCCGAAGTTGTTGACCAAGTTGAAGTTAAAGAATCCGAATTATTGCAATTATTTGTTAGAGATGATAATAAGATTTTCTATGCAATTGGAAATGAAGACCCACAAGAAATTGAATTGAATAAAATAAGAGCATTGTCGGAAGTTGAAAATTTACGTGAAGGCAAGCGAAATAGAATGATTACTGCAGTTAAGCCTTCCAATGATGCCGATTACGGAACAATAGTCAACATACTCGACGAACTGAACATGGCTGAAATTTTGATTACAGCCGAAATTACAAAAGAATTTGACGAAGAGGGTAACCCTAAGAAACGTGAAAGACGATTTACAATTGCGCAAATGAGCGAAGAAGAATTGGAAAAAATTAAGGAGTTGTAA
- a CDS encoding energy transducer TonB: protein MSEITARLTIEMPEPSGYGASELKDFINKNTLRGFLITLGLTIILLLIYVFAVQSSSGAKAAPKMAPLAKVRLDDLAPQTNEAMEAPPPVQQIVNTGPAARAGNPIPVPDAQITAEMKDFATIDVMSRASSAGGDGLDLGGFAANIDLGERVVVQTRVEEPAPDAFIPVEKEPGVDLAKLQKIIKYPELARRAGVEGKVIIRVLVDEKGKARRQLIEFSDNELLNQAAMDAVNDYGTFTPAIQNAQPIMCWVSIPIQFKLR from the coding sequence ATGTCGGAAATAACTGCCAGATTGACAATCGAAATGCCCGAACCATCAGGTTACGGAGCTTCTGAATTGAAAGACTTCATTAATAAGAATACTTTAAGAGGCTTTCTTATTACATTGGGACTAACAATAATTTTACTACTTATTTATGTCTTTGCTGTCCAATCTTCCAGCGGGGCTAAAGCTGCTCCTAAAATGGCGCCTTTGGCTAAAGTTAGGTTAGACGACCTTGCTCCGCAAACTAATGAAGCCATGGAAGCACCGCCACCTGTTCAACAAATTGTAAACACAGGTCCTGCAGCAAGAGCCGGTAACCCAATTCCGGTACCTGATGCTCAAATTACTGCAGAAATGAAAGACTTTGCTACTATTGATGTCATGAGCCGAGCTTCCTCGGCAGGTGGTGACGGTCTTGATTTAGGTGGATTTGCTGCAAACATTGACTTGGGTGAAAGAGTAGTAGTTCAGACAAGAGTGGAAGAACCTGCACCGGATGCATTTATTCCTGTTGAAAAGGAACCGGGTGTGGACTTAGCAAAGCTCCAAAAAATCATCAAGTACCCCGAATTAGCTCGTAGAGCCGGTGTTGAAGGCAAAGTTATAATTCGTGTACTTGTTGACGAAAAGGGTAAAGCCCGCAGACAATTAATTGAATTTAGTGATAACGAATTACTTAACCAAGCAGCTATGGATGCCGTGAATGACTACGGTACATTTACTCCGGCTATCCAAAATGCACAACCGATTATGTGCTGGGTAAGTATTCCAATCCAGTTCAAACTTAGATGA
- a CDS encoding substrate-binding domain-containing protein, which yields MMNRLVLLMISILLVLLISCDSKFEKADTVSINAGDLTIYCEESIAKVMDSTFKMYQNAYPNIKFVSQIVDSREAMNLILSGQAEAVIVSRAYLPDEDSLMAEFDVKRTEMIAAEDALVFYVNRDFPLDTINHEQLVEILTTQKSFNEFYPQVGFEPEFVCNSIRSAEYANFLKLVLGNQKHTKQMKFLNGVDSVKNYIRGNSKAIGIGYLSHVTRKADWKVLNVSYINQDGKREPPQTVHQAYIVQNRYPYIVQYRVLIQESTMSKAFWFASFVSKEFIVQTYFKELGIVPGFGQFRLIKQD from the coding sequence ATGATGAATAGACTTGTTTTATTGATGATTAGCATATTGCTTGTATTACTGATTTCATGCGACAGTAAGTTTGAGAAGGCGGACACTGTTTCGATTAATGCAGGCGACTTAACGATTTATTGTGAGGAATCCATTGCTAAAGTAATGGATAGCACTTTCAAAATGTATCAAAATGCTTACCCTAATATCAAATTTGTTTCCCAAATTGTAGATTCGCGTGAAGCTATGAATTTGATTCTGTCCGGTCAAGCAGAAGCAGTTATCGTGTCGAGAGCTTACCTTCCCGATGAAGATTCATTGATGGCTGAATTCGATGTCAAACGAACCGAAATGATTGCTGCAGAGGACGCTTTAGTGTTTTATGTAAATCGCGATTTTCCACTCGATACAATCAATCACGAACAGTTAGTTGAAATTTTAACAACGCAAAAATCTTTTAATGAATTTTATCCGCAAGTCGGATTTGAACCTGAATTTGTTTGTAATTCAATTCGCTCTGCAGAATATGCAAACTTTTTGAAATTGGTGTTGGGAAATCAAAAGCATACAAAACAGATGAAATTTTTGAACGGTGTTGACTCTGTCAAAAATTATATCCGCGGTAATAGCAAAGCAATTGGGATTGGATATTTGTCACATGTTACGCGCAAAGCAGATTGGAAAGTACTGAACGTATCGTATATCAATCAGGACGGCAAACGCGAACCACCACAAACGGTGCATCAAGCCTACATTGTGCAAAATCGCTACCCGTACATAGTACAATACCGCGTTTTAATTCAAGAGAGTACAATGAGTAAGGCATTTTGGTTTGCATCTTTTGTCTCGAAAGAATTTATTGTTCAGACATATTTCAAAGAATTGGGAATTGTGCCCGGATTTGGACAATTCAGGTTAATTAAGCAAGATTGA
- a CDS encoding tetratricopeptide repeat protein: MKFFRIITILLFIGIGTALAQSSKESLRLHINTGDMEAALQEIPSVLNQNPNDFDVLMMAGDVYLDYNRYSDAIKMYDRASRENRKSSEARLKLAKSQSLSGDVKNALETINDAIKRDEKDLSLTLELANIYLRADSLSQAELIITRAREMDKKSPLPYIGLGDLYFKQKVYELARVNYEEALAIEPNNIAAREKLATSYFWLANREMDDELSSVLFTRSLEEWNKVTQQDPNNARAFYEQGRIFYMANQHSNAANALSKYVQLRPSSSEARWLLAQSFEKVQRYDSAMYHLEIVVKEIDSVKLQASILLARGYFDMTDYQKAITTFESIDKDTTMSVLDFQRWGQAYLLLQDTVNALAIWDRTAKANPTENCKVMDQMGYIYQRILKYQEAIDILKLRLTYAECNDDRENIVHYLIGQSYLLSERPAEAIEPLRKSIELDSTFLFARLSLADALASSQDFDNATIEFEKLIELGRQDTAKNNFALVQGFNKLAGMYMEQKKFNDVIKVGERWATVFENESYPYLYIAIAHHNLGNGKSACTNYRKVLKIDPKNQSASKNLKLLQDSGGCDN, from the coding sequence ATGAAGTTTTTTAGAATCATAACGATACTCTTGTTCATAGGTATAGGGACTGCACTTGCACAAAGTTCCAAAGAATCATTACGTTTGCATATAAATACAGGTGATATGGAAGCTGCTCTTCAAGAGATTCCAAGTGTGTTGAATCAAAACCCTAATGATTTTGATGTGCTAATGATGGCAGGAGATGTATATTTGGACTACAACCGATATTCTGATGCCATAAAAATGTACGACCGTGCAAGCAGAGAAAATCGTAAGAGTTCGGAAGCAAGACTCAAATTAGCAAAATCACAATCACTCTCCGGCGATGTTAAAAATGCCTTAGAAACAATTAATGACGCCATCAAACGCGATGAAAAGGATTTGTCTTTGACATTGGAACTTGCAAATATTTATCTGCGCGCAGATTCATTATCACAAGCTGAGTTGATTATCACTCGTGCACGTGAAATGGACAAAAAGAGTCCGCTGCCATATATTGGTTTAGGCGATTTATATTTCAAACAAAAAGTGTATGAATTAGCACGTGTAAATTATGAAGAAGCACTTGCAATCGAACCGAATAATATAGCAGCTCGCGAAAAATTGGCAACATCATATTTTTGGCTTGCAAATCGTGAAATGGACGACGAATTATCTTCTGTACTTTTCACCCGTTCTTTAGAGGAATGGAATAAAGTCACTCAACAAGACCCCAATAATGCAAGGGCTTTTTACGAACAAGGTCGCATATTTTACATGGCAAACCAACACAGCAATGCTGCAAATGCACTCAGCAAATATGTTCAGTTGAGACCATCAAGCTCCGAAGCACGTTGGCTGCTTGCACAATCTTTTGAAAAAGTGCAGAGATATGATTCAGCAATGTATCACCTCGAAATAGTTGTCAAAGAAATTGATTCAGTCAAACTTCAAGCGTCAATACTATTAGCAAGAGGTTATTTTGATATGACAGATTATCAAAAAGCAATTACTACTTTTGAAAGCATAGACAAAGATACGACAATGTCGGTATTAGATTTCCAAAGATGGGGACAAGCTTATTTGTTGCTTCAAGATACAGTGAACGCACTTGCGATTTGGGATAGAACAGCAAAAGCTAATCCGACTGAAAATTGTAAGGTCATGGACCAAATGGGCTACATTTACCAACGAATTTTGAAGTATCAAGAGGCAATTGACATTTTGAAATTAAGGCTGACTTATGCCGAATGTAATGATGACAGAGAAAATATCGTGCATTATTTAATCGGTCAAAGCTACCTGCTTTCCGAACGACCTGCAGAAGCAATTGAGCCACTACGAAAGTCAATCGAGCTTGATTCCACCTTCTTATTCGCACGATTGAGCCTTGCTGATGCATTAGCATCAAGTCAAGATTTTGACAATGCGACTATTGAATTTGAAAAATTGATAGAATTGGGACGTCAAGATACAGCTAAAAATAACTTTGCTTTGGTTCAAGGATTCAATAAATTAGCGGGTATGTACATGGAACAAAAGAAATTTAACGATGTTATTAAAGTTGGTGAACGTTGGGCTACCGTTTTTGAAAATGAATCATATCCCTATTTATATATTGCAATTGCACATCATAATTTAGGTAACGGAAAATCCGCTTGTACCAATTACAGGAAAGTTTTGAAAATTGACCCTAAAAATCAATCAGCTTCAAAAAATTTGAAATTGCTCCAAGATTCAGGCGGTTGCGACAATTAA
- a CDS encoding DUF177 domain-containing protein gives MLKLDISGMADGEYEFTLVEPVSKLNSPIEEFVGDVHFEGIVRKLGHRYNLKAELKGTARLICDRSLIEFDEPIKSELFMSFIADTKAFLELTDQEHKHNEVIIREDYKYIDVSPYVMESLALELPLKRIAPEFRDKELKEIFPEVADKLREENEKDIDDRWSKLKNIKIN, from the coding sequence ATGTTAAAATTAGATATATCGGGAATGGCTGATGGCGAATATGAGTTCACACTTGTCGAGCCGGTATCTAAATTGAACAGCCCTATTGAGGAATTTGTGGGTGATGTACATTTTGAAGGGATTGTTCGCAAATTGGGTCATCGTTACAATTTGAAAGCAGAGCTGAAAGGCACTGCGAGACTCATTTGTGACCGTTCTTTAATCGAATTTGACGAGCCGATTAAGTCTGAGCTTTTTATGTCTTTCATCGCAGATACGAAAGCATTTTTGGAATTGACGGATCAAGAACATAAGCATAACGAGGTAATCATTCGCGAAGATTACAAGTACATTGATGTTTCGCCTTACGTGATGGAAAGCCTTGCATTGGAGTTGCCTCTGAAAAGAATAGCTCCTGAATTTAGAGACAAGGAACTGAAAGAAATTTTTCCCGAAGTTGCAGATAAACTTCGCGAGGAAAATGAAAAAGATATTGATGATAGATGGTCGAAGTTAAAAAACATAAAAATAAACTAA
- the rpmF gene encoding 50S ribosomal protein L32 translates to MPNPKRKHSKSRRDKRRTHYKATSMQTAVCPQCAAVKLSHAACPECGYYNGRKALASL, encoded by the coding sequence ATGCCAAATCCTAAACGGAAACACTCGAAATCGAGAAGAGACAAAAGACGTACTCATTACAAGGCAACGTCAATGCAAACTGCAGTTTGCCCCCAATGTGCTGCTGTAAAATTATCCCATGCCGCTTGCCCGGAATGTGGATATTACAATGGTAGAAAGGCTTTAGCTTCTCTTTAA
- the plsX gene encoding phosphate acyltransferase PlsX, with the protein MPVNQIKIVLDAMGGDFAPDNELQGAVEFMNNPQNHDVQIILTGDESLLKERIKSLNISRDFEIINCKDKVAMDDEPTDIIKRKRDSSLYRGIELVKDAKADAFVSSGNTGAVHSTSTLVLGRIAGVSRPTIGTFFPSVTDNPVLLLDVGANVDAKPSYIFQFAVMGSIYSSQILGIKNPKIGLLNIGEEETKGTNDVRETYKLLKDSPLNFIGNIEGRDIFSAHADVVVCDGFIGNIVLKFAESFLGILKSKIKSYSEESIIKKIKVGLMVPVLKDILQQFDYQKYGGVPLLGVNGAVIIGHGKSSPEAVKNMLVRAKEMVQKEVNKSIESTLKELIN; encoded by the coding sequence ATGCCTGTTAACCAGATAAAAATTGTATTGGACGCTATGGGTGGCGATTTCGCCCCCGATAATGAACTTCAAGGTGCTGTAGAGTTTATGAACAACCCTCAAAACCATGATGTCCAAATAATACTTACAGGTGATGAATCATTATTGAAGGAAAGAATCAAATCTTTGAATATATCGCGTGATTTCGAAATCATAAATTGTAAAGATAAAGTTGCAATGGATGATGAACCTACTGATATAATCAAACGCAAAAGAGATTCGTCGCTTTACAGAGGGATTGAACTTGTCAAAGATGCAAAAGCTGATGCTTTTGTTTCTTCCGGTAATACGGGTGCAGTTCATTCTACTTCTACTTTAGTATTGGGGCGTATTGCAGGGGTAAGCAGACCGACTATCGGTACTTTTTTCCCGTCTGTTACAGACAATCCCGTACTATTGTTGGATGTCGGAGCCAATGTTGATGCCAAGCCATCGTATATTTTTCAATTTGCGGTGATGGGAAGCATCTATTCTTCACAAATCCTCGGGATTAAAAATCCCAAGATTGGTTTGTTGAATATTGGCGAAGAAGAGACCAAAGGCACTAACGACGTGCGTGAAACTTACAAACTACTAAAAGACAGTCCTCTGAATTTCATCGGAAATATCGAAGGGCGTGATATTTTTTCGGCTCACGCTGATGTTGTAGTTTGTGATGGTTTTATCGGAAACATCGTTCTAAAATTTGCTGAAAGTTTCTTGGGAATTTTAAAATCGAAAATTAAAAGTTACTCTGAAGAGAGTATCATCAAAAAAATAAAAGTGGGTCTGATGGTTCCGGTCTTAAAAGATATTTTGCAACAGTTTGATTACCAAAAGTATGGCGGCGTGCCTTTGCTTGGCGTCAACGGTGCTGTAATTATCGGTCATGGCAAATCATCGCCCGAAGCAGTAAAAAACATGCTGGTCCGAGCCAAAGAAATGGTTCAGAAAGAAGTTAACAAATCAATAGAATCTACACTAAAAGAATTAATAAACTAA
- a CDS encoding ketoacyl-ACP synthase III, whose protein sequence is MSATITSIAHYLPPEIYTNEYFEKYLETTHDWIMARTGIAERRFAKSGGTSDLIVPAALECIEKRGIDKNEIDCILVATVTPDHFFPSTAALVQHKLDIKNCWGFDISAACSGFVFAIATAKSLVESGMAKKVLLCGADKMSSIVNFKDRAQAVLFGDGAGVCIIEKSNDDNLGIIDQILHVDGAGGQYLHQKAGGSLKPSSAETIAAEEHYIYQDGQAVFKHAVKGMADVSVDIMKKNNLTSDDISWLVPHQANLRIIAATANRMELDPEKVMINIEKYGNTTAATIPICLSEWYQNGKINKGDNLILSSFGAGFTWGAVYLKWNMND, encoded by the coding sequence ATGTCAGCAACAATTACATCAATTGCACATTATTTACCACCTGAAATTTACACAAACGAATATTTTGAAAAGTATCTCGAAACTACTCACGATTGGATTATGGCACGTACCGGAATTGCAGAAAGAAGATTTGCAAAATCCGGCGGAACATCAGATTTGATAGTTCCCGCAGCTTTGGAATGTATTGAAAAACGCGGTATAGACAAAAATGAAATAGATTGTATCTTGGTGGCAACGGTTACTCCCGACCACTTTTTCCCGTCAACAGCAGCATTAGTCCAACACAAACTCGATATTAAAAATTGCTGGGGTTTTGATATTTCAGCAGCTTGTTCGGGATTTGTATTTGCTATTGCTACTGCAAAAAGTTTGGTTGAATCAGGCATGGCGAAAAAAGTATTACTATGTGGCGCTGATAAAATGAGCTCGATTGTCAATTTTAAAGACCGTGCTCAAGCAGTCCTGTTTGGAGATGGCGCCGGAGTTTGTATAATAGAAAAATCTAATGACGATAATCTGGGAATAATTGACCAAATCTTACATGTTGACGGAGCTGGCGGTCAGTATCTGCACCAAAAAGCAGGCGGAAGTCTAAAACCATCGTCTGCCGAAACAATTGCAGCGGAAGAACATTATATTTATCAAGATGGTCAAGCAGTTTTCAAACATGCTGTTAAAGGTATGGCAGACGTGTCTGTTGATATTATGAAAAAGAACAATCTCACAAGTGACGATATTTCATGGTTAGTGCCACATCAAGCAAATTTGCGGATTATTGCTGCTACTGCCAATAGAATGGAACTCGACCCCGAAAAAGTTATGATAAATATCGAAAAATATGGCAACACTACTGCTGCCACAATTCCTATTTGCCTTTCGGAGTGGTACCAAAACGGAAAAATCAACAAAGGCGACAATTTGATATTGTCAAGCTTTGGTGCAGGTTTTACTTGGGGTGCCGTTTATTTGAAATGGAATATGAACGACTAA
- the fabD gene encoding ACP S-malonyltransferase → MKTALLFSGQGSQYVGMLKDVYENSSFAKDLINHANEVLGFNLSEICFDGPVEKLKETRYTQPAIFLHSAVVFSLIGEKLDFSGVAGHSVGEYAALYAAGVLSFDDAIRLVAKRGKLMFDAGTHLPGTMFAVINLDDEKLIDVCRELTEKGEGNVVVPANFNSPGQIVVSGSAEYLRQNVEAFKVAGARMVKELVVSGAFHSPLMEPAKLELEAEINSIEFYDAKVPVYANVTAEPVTDATQIKQLLINQLISPVLWTKTMENMNQHGFEAVIEIGPGNVLQGLAKRTVSEFSIEGIDNYQDLQKYL, encoded by the coding sequence ATGAAAACAGCACTATTATTCTCAGGACAAGGCTCGCAATATGTCGGCATGTTGAAAGATGTTTACGAAAATTCTTCTTTTGCTAAGGATTTAATCAACCACGCAAATGAAGTTTTAGGATTCAATCTTTCGGAGATTTGTTTCGACGGACCGGTTGAAAAATTGAAAGAAACTCGATATACTCAGCCGGCAATATTTTTGCATTCGGCAGTTGTATTCAGTCTAATTGGAGAAAAACTTGACTTTTCGGGAGTTGCCGGGCATTCGGTTGGCGAATATGCTGCCTTGTATGCCGCAGGTGTATTGAGTTTCGATGATGCTATAAGGCTTGTTGCGAAAAGAGGAAAACTGATGTTCGATGCGGGTACGCATTTGCCTGGTACAATGTTTGCCGTTATCAATCTTGATGACGAAAAACTTATTGATGTATGCCGTGAATTAACCGAAAAAGGCGAGGGCAATGTCGTAGTTCCTGCAAACTTTAATTCTCCGGGACAGATTGTCGTTTCGGGTTCGGCGGAATACTTACGTCAAAATGTCGAAGCATTCAAAGTAGCAGGTGCGAGAATGGTGAAAGAGCTCGTTGTTAGCGGTGCTTTCCATTCGCCTCTTATGGAACCTGCTAAATTGGAGCTTGAAGCAGAGATTAACTCGATTGAGTTCTACGATGCTAAAGTCCCTGTTTATGCAAATGTCACAGCAGAACCTGTTACTGATGCAACGCAAATTAAACAATTGCTCATCAACCAGTTGATTTCACCTGTTCTGTGGACGAAAACGATGGAAAACATGAATCAGCACGGTTTTGAAGCAGTAATTGAAATTGGTCCGGGCAATGTTTTGCAAGGTTTAGCCAAAAGAACAGTATCAGAATTTTCAATCGAAGGCATAGATAATTATCAAGATTTGCAAAAATATTTATAA
- the fabG gene encoding 3-oxoacyl-[acyl-carrier-protein] reductase gives MKEKIVIVTGGNKGIGRAISHKFAELGAKVKVFARTIPDDLAGFVDGNSELLNNIEFFAVDVSDFDSVAESVNKIVKAEGKIDVLVNNAGVTKDNLLMRMSPEDWDFVMDINLKGAFNCSKAVIRTMMGQRYGRIINIGSIVGTIGNPGQINYSASKAGLVGLTKSMAKELASRNILVNLIAPGYVETNMTDALNEEQKAKLVENIPLRRVANPSEIADVVAFFAQDDSKYITGQVLHVDGGLAI, from the coding sequence ATGAAAGAAAAAATAGTAATAGTTACAGGCGGCAATAAAGGCATCGGTAGGGCAATTTCACACAAATTTGCCGAATTGGGTGCTAAAGTGAAAGTTTTTGCCCGTACAATTCCAGACGATTTGGCAGGATTTGTTGACGGCAATTCCGAATTGTTGAATAATATCGAATTTTTCGCTGTTGATGTCTCAGATTTTGATTCTGTTGCCGAATCGGTTAACAAAATTGTCAAAGCCGAAGGCAAAATTGACGTACTTGTCAATAACGCCGGAGTGACAAAAGACAATTTGTTGATGCGAATGTCACCTGAAGATTGGGATTTTGTAATGGATATCAATCTCAAGGGTGCGTTCAATTGCTCAAAAGCAGTAATCAGGACTATGATGGGGCAGCGTTATGGCAGAATCATCAATATCGGTTCGATTGTCGGCACAATTGGCAATCCCGGGCAAATCAATTATTCGGCGTCAAAAGCCGGATTGGTGGGTTTGACAAAGTCTATGGCAAAGGAATTGGCATCACGGAATATTTTAGTGAATTTGATAGCGCCGGGATATGTTGAAACCAACATGACCGATGCTCTTAACGAGGAACAAAAGGCAAAATTAGTTGAGAATATCCCATTAAGAAGAGTTGCAAACCCTTCAGAAATAGCTGATGTTGTTGCTTTTTTCGCTCAAGACGATTCTAAATACATCACAGGGCAAGTTTTGCATGTTGATGGTGGATTAGCAATTTAA
- a CDS encoding acyl carrier protein, translating to MSEDLKSKVIDIIVKKLGVERSQVTEDASFTKDLGADSLDTVELIMEFEKEFDITIEDSDAERIQTVGNVINYLNERN from the coding sequence ATGTCAGAGGATTTAAAATCAAAAGTAATTGATATCATTGTGAAAAAACTTGGAGTGGAACGCTCACAAGTTACAGAAGACGCTTCATTCACAAAAGATCTTGGGGCTGATTCGTTAGATACAGTAGAGTTAATTATGGAATTTGAAAAAGAGTTTGATATAACAATCGAAGATAGTGATGCCGAAAGAATTCAAACTGTAGGCAATGTAATCAACTATCTAAACGAACGCAATTAA